In the Leishmania donovani BPK282A1 complete genome, chromosome 31 genome, one interval contains:
- a CDS encoding nucleolar protein, putative codes for MGKKMATVAAKKKVVPQAAAPAAKSLKKANGTAVVVAVKKTAKKSAMAPKAAQRAPVAKEEEEEEDSSFHYDDAAVNSSHYDGAPDDEDGAGDEENIVFDDVMDGDEEDEEDFDAEIQDDDDFEVKAEKYRRRMLAQRQLADAEQQEDIVTRTAKPTPLHDREQRDNEAQQEEDGAAAVQLLGKTSTAEELRDRIQETVRVLSNFKQEREEDRERGEYLELLRSDLLELYEYSEFLMDSILQLFPPAEAVDFLEAMEKTRPTTIRVNTLKAKRRDLVQALVKRGMNVEPLEKWSKVGLQVFESNVPIAGTIEYLAGHYMLQAAASFLPVMALAPQENERVLDMSAAPGGKTTYIAQLMKNTGVLFANDVSEPRCKSLNANLQRLGVTNCIVTNYDGTGYERVMRNFDRVLLDAPCSGTGIISRDKSIKTSKQHEDIQRASQLQRALLLSAIDACKIGGYVVYSTCSFLVEEDEAIVDFALRRRDVQVVEMGLPFGRPGFTKYRHHRYHDSLEFSRRYFPHVHNMDGFFICKLKKLSDSTTKQQDGADKKLSRAGSASASSSKKRGHASDDVAELQVGSKRVRLEKGKAVVLAEKAPVKNHKLSVPPSSKTTRSERQLKGKRKPHKPRK; via the coding sequence ATGGGCAAGAAGATGGCCACCGTtgcagcgaagaagaaggTGGTGCCGCaagccgccgcccccgcagCCAAGTCGCTCAAGAAGGCGAACGGCACTGCAGTGGTGGTCGCCGTAAAGAAGACCGCCAAGAAATCCGCCATGGCGCCAAAGGCTGCGCAAAGGGCACCGGTGGCtaaggaagaggaggaagaggaggactCGAGCTTCCACTACGATGATGCCGCCGTGAACAGCAGCCACTATGACGGGGCGCCTGATGACGAGGATGGCGCTGGCGATGAGGAAAACATCGTGTTTGACGACGTCatggacggcgacgaggaggacgaggaagactTCGACGCGGAAATCcaggacgacgacgacttcgAGGTCAAAGCTGAGAagtaccgccgccgcatgctggcgcagcgccaacTGGCCGAtgcggagcagcaggaggatATTGTGACTCGGACAGCGAAGCCGACGCCTCTGCACGATCGCGAGCAGCGGGACaatgaggcgcagcaggaagaggacggcgccgcagccgtccaGCTGCTTGGCAAAACGAGCACTGCAGAGGAGCTGCGTGACCGAATTCAAGAGACCGTTCGTGTGCTGTCCAACTTCAAGCAGGAGCGCGAAGAAGATCGCGAACGTGGCGAGTATCTCGAGCTTCTCCGCTCGGACCTCCTCGAGCTGTACGAGTACAGCGAATTCCTCATGGACTCGATCCTGCAGTTGTTCCCCCCTGCCGAGGCGGTGGACTTTTtggaggcgatggagaagACAAGGCCAACGACCATTCGCGTTAACACGCTGAAAGCGAAGCGCCGTGATCTGGTGCAGGCGCTTGTGAAGCGCGGCATGAACGTCGAGCCGCTGGAGAAGTGGTCCAAGGTTGGTCTGCAAGTGTTCGAGTCGAATGTCCCCATCGCTGGCACCATCGAGTACCTCGCGGGTCACTACATGCTGCAGGCCGCGGCCTCCTTCCTGCCAGTCATGGCCCTCGCTCCGCAGGAGAATGAGCGCGTGCTCGACATGTCGGCCGCTCCGGGCGGAAAGACGACGTACATTGCGCAGCTCATGAAGAACACCGGCGTCCTCTTCGCGAATGATGTGAGTGAGCCACGGTGCAAGTCGCTCAACGCGAACTTACAGCGCCTCGGTGTCACCAACTGCATCGTCACGAACTACGACGGCACTGGCTACGAGAGGGTGATGCGCAACTTTGACCGCGTTCTGCTCGATGCCCCCTGCTCCGGCACGGGCATCATCTCGCGTGACAAGAGCATCAAGACAAGCAAACAGCACGAGGACATTCAGCGTGCttcacagctgcagcgagcgctgctgctgagcgccaTCGACGCCTGCAAGATTGGCGGTTACGTCGTCTACTCTACGTGTTCCTTCCTCGTGGAAGAGGATGAGGCGATTGTGGACTTCGCGCTGAGGCGCCGTGACGTGCAGGTGGTGGAGATGGGGCTGCCATTTGGGCGTCCTGGCTTCACCAAgtaccgccaccaccgttaTCATGACAGCCTCGAGTTCTCCCGCCGCTACTTTCCGCACGTGCACAACATGGACGGCTTCTTCATCTGCAAGCTGAAGAAGTTGTCGGACAGCACCACGAAGCAGCAGGACGGGGCGGACAAAAAGCTGTCCAGGGCGGggagcgcctccgcctcctcgtctaAGAAGCGTGGGCACGCCAGCGACGATGTCGCGGAGCTCCAGGTCGGCTCGAAGCGGGTGCGACTCGAGAAGGGCAAGGCTGTCGTGTTGGCCGAAAAGGCGCCCGTCAAGAACCACAAGCTTAGCGTTCCACCGAGCTCCAAAACGACTCGCAGCGAACGGCAGCTGAAGGGCAAGCGCAAGCCGCACAAACCGCGTAAGTGA
- a CDS encoding mitotic centromere-associated kinesin (MCAK), putative: MHTPKDADREGGSWASKVEAGAHQLRRFFHGAENRAHSALPPLPRLAALNDKGAPHILAQVPFPLSTCADAAGTRSRKDSTAARRHFPNSSAIPSVSTLNRELNSLSLQFAGMGGGGGGVVAGTPLAAVTLHHRDEPRQASAPGVSRAVLRYERGHSVTPSIALHNSTNSELTRLSELPPICRHRRTSASPLKQTSTAQILPSVSGARAPGGAARRRSPSSPSIPAPASEAHTSLEDKVPLLAAPRIEGEEDVASSPPEHPSPAPRTTANAPVSAPSASPLPLKRADRITAERRERSPSAASAARVSSVANSRCKGRDGRITVVVRKRPLAPGEPGVDCVQVDRAHVRIAVTKQRVDLTSYEESSDYVFDSAFGAEATNEEVYAQSVKDLLTVSLSGGSASCFAYGQTGSGKTYTMIGTDTEKGLYLQAAGDLFERLRPGQQLCVSFFEIYCNSLYDLLNHRHPIVLREDANRRVNICGVSWRTVATVEELWQLVRSGMEQRRTGTTTANEHSSRSHAVLSLRITDSENPDFTGTVNFVDLAGSERAADTAAHDRLTRLEGAEINKSLLALKECIRALDEKKKHVPFRGSRLTEVLRASFTGNSKTVMIAAVSPSSVNHEHTNNTLRYAFRVKGLSVPSVGPSKARNAPRLYLPAARSRSRAAAAANEPTSAPAVTECSFNSKHTDDAGSPRRPRRARRRRHAYKKAHEPQNEIGISDTTESFTSDTATESPRPRMRITQRARPHQVGRNSTGSSTSAKRQKMSCLVPYIVESLSQRRTRQRTRKERLPLPRAARSICESSDLLLANVSGTDSKSRALAEVVLPHVKGATRHPSSLSSVDVAALEQRLTLQIIAQLRLDLGQQLEEVLMEKDTIIAALRSENERLRQALDKAGKDEQFYGGSPCDGEVQNRPAVLPALLYPSSPSILQEQLSSGASTASVGDEAPLRVLSE, translated from the coding sequence ATGCATACGCCGAAGGACGCCGACAGAGAGGGGGGTTCATGGGCCTCAAAagttgaggcaggggcccATCAGCTGCGTCGCTTTTTTCACGGCGCGGAAAATCGCGCTCATTCCGCGTTGCCCCCCCTGCCACGACTTGCGGCTCTGAATGACAAAGGCGCACCACACATCCTTGCTCAGGTGCCGTTTCCACTCAGCACTtgcgccgatgccgccgggACCCGATCGCGCAAAGACTcgactgcagcgcgccggcaTTTTCCGAACAGCTCTGCGATCCCGTCCGTTTCGACTCTCAACCGCGAGCtcaactctctctctctccagtTTGCTGGcatgggtggtggtggtggtggcgtggTGGCGGGCACACCTCTTGCGGCAGTCACCCTCCATCATCGTGACGAGCCGCGCCAAGCGTCGGCCCCTGGAGTCTCGCGCGCCGTTCTGCGTTATGAGCGTGGCCATTCTGTCACGCCATCTATCGCGCTGCACAACAGCACCAACAGCGAGCTCACGAGGCTGTCAGAGTTGCCACCAATATGTCGCCACCGCAGGACGTCCGCGAGCCCGCTCAAGCAAACTTCAACCGCCCAGATCCTTCCAAGCGTGTCGGGCGCCAGAGCGCCCGGTGGAGCCGCGCGCCGCAGATCACCCTCCAGCCCCTCCATCCCGGCGCCAGCGTCGGAAGCCCACACGTCTCTTGAGGATAAGGTGCCGCTcctcgcagcgccgcgcatcgaaggagaggaggacgTCGCCTCGTCACCCCCTGAGCACCCCTCGCCGGCCCCGAGAACGACAGCGAATGCCCCGGTCAGCGCTCCGTCTGCCAGCCCCTTGCCTCTCAAGCGAGCAGACCGGATCACCGCCGAGAGGAGGGAACGATCCCCGAGTGCGGCGTCCGCCGCGAGGGTATCATCAGTGGCAAATAGTCGCTGTAAAGGCAGAGACGGCCGCATAACGGTTGTTGTGCGCAAGCGCCCTTTAGCACCTGGTGAGCCCGGTGTGGACTGTGTGCAGGTGGACAgggcgcacgtgcgcatcgCCGTCACGAAGCAGCGTGTAGACTTGACCAGCTacgaggagagcagcgactACGTCTTTGACAGCGCCTTCGGGGCAGAGGCCACGAACGAGGAAGTCTACGCCCAATCCGTAAAGGACCTTCTCACGGTCAGCCTTTCCGGTGGCAGTGCCTCCTGCTTCGCCTACGGGCAGacaggcagcggcaagacgtACACCATGATAGGAACGGACACGGAAAAGGGCTTGTACCTGCAGGCTGCGGGGGACCTCTTTGAACGACTGCGTCCGGggcagcagctctgcgtcTCCTTCTTCGAAATCTACTGCAACTCGCTTTACGACCTGCTCAACCACCGACACCCTATCGTCCTCCGCGAGGATGCCAACCGCCGCGTGAACATCTGTGGCGTCTCCTGGCGCACCGTCGCAACGGTCGAGGAGCTGTGGCAGCTCGTGCGGTCCGGCatggagcagcgccgcaccggtACGACCACCGCGAACGAGCACTCCAGCCGCTCCCACGCGGTGCTGTCCCTCCGCATCACAGACAGTGAGAACCCCGACTTCACCGGCACCGTCAACTTTGTCGACCTGGCCGGAAGCGAGCGGGCCGCCGACACAGCCGCACATGACCGCCTAACGCGACTCGAGGGTGCCGAGATCAACAAGTCCCTACTGGCGCTCAAGGAGTGCATTCGTGCCTTGGATGAGAAGAAGAAGCACGTTCCGTTTCGCGGCTCCCGCCtgacggaggtgctgcgcgccagcTTTACCGGCAACAGCAAGACGGTCATGATcgcagcggtgtcgccgaGCTCCGTGAACCACGAGCACACCAACAACACGCTGCGGTACGCCTTCCGCGTCAAAGGGCTGAGCGTCCCCTCTGTGGGGCCGAGCAAAGCGCGCAACGCGCCACGGCTCTACCTGCCGGCCGCTCGCAGTCGCTcaagagcagctgccgccgcgaacGAGCCCACCTCGGCCCCAGCTGTGACGGAGTGCAGCTTCAACAGCAAGCACACAGATGACGCAGGGTCCCCGCGGaggccgcgccgcgcgcgaaggcggcgacacGCCTACAAGAAGGCGCACGAACCGCAGAACGAAATCGGCATCAGTGATACTACTGAGAGCTTCACCAGCGACACGGCGACCGAGTCGCCAAGACCGCGCATGCGAATAACACAGAGGGCACGCCCGCACCAGGTGGGGCGTAACTCGACGGGGTCGTCCACCTCTGCGAAGCGGCAGAAAATGTCTTGCTTAGTGCCCTACATAGTGGAGTCGCTTTCACAGCGTCGGACGAGGCAGCGAACACGGAAGGAacgcttgccgctgccgcgtgccGCGCGCTCTATCTGCGAGTCATCTGACCTCCTCCTAGCGAATGTGAGTGGTACGGATTCGAAATCGAGGGCGCTCGCGGAGGTGGTCTTGCCACATGTGAAAGGCGCCAcccgccacccctcctcgctctcctccgtgGATgtagcggcgctggagcagcgTCTCACGCTCCAGATCATTGCACAGCTGAGGCTAGACCTTGGTCAGCAGCTGGAGGAAGTGCTTATGGAGAAAGACACCATCATTGCGGCGTTGCGGAGCGAGAACGAAAggctgcggcaggcgctgGACAAGGCGGGAAAAGATGAGCAGTTTTACGGAGGCTCTCCGTGTGACGGTGAAGTCCAGAATCGGCCCGCCGTCCTGCCGGCCCTCTTGTACCCTTCCTCGCCGAGTATTCTGCAAGAGCAGCTGTCATCCGGTGCCTCGACGGCATCGGTCGGGGACGAGGCCCCTCTGCGAGTCTTGTCGGAGTAA
- a CDS encoding ATP-dependent RNA helicase, putative, with amino-acid sequence MRAHQRMEEEQESAQRRHEEAMRTDAEYKQRFETMQEMQAAMQMSHAEFFDKYSRQETLLLNHVVTERLDMPVILDLIEQHDVVFICTDTGSGKSTGVPKALLELSPDTKVVSTQPRRTATVAIANRVASLRRESVGEDVGYWIRGDKKGDEQTRLWYMTSYTLLLRILENPAELPFTHIVLDEFHERQPDLEVTVALLRLALLNKLSHFKLVLMSATLNTEDWEEYFAGLRVATYKQSEPEHPIHDYFLEDTCTLLGTDYQAPPQLVSRGVVDKSTVDKHFYLAQNLIFFLNSCSNPVHSILVFLPGRAQVETMSTWLHTQLYHRVDAVPWHSAVNLSEIEAAMKRNIPGRQKVYLATDIAEVSITLPDVVYVIDLVLVKRPKISKELPASIQYPPLVTQWISRGSVAQRRGRVGRVQQGFYFCLFPAAQITDLPAYSQPPIENSRIDELSLHCLQVVNNPVAIFSLCHGQPLVEAIASSMNMLTQLGCILDAKDPLSAGERIEEIYSHQNESWSRMIMTAAQAEVMTDIPEYQYTFIGRILQLIPVSPQPGMLVFFGFLTGLESLMILAAAVTSSLSPFSINASEGLQRHFNVARAMEETENVMRDFCCGLRSDIVAVMKATLLFRVEQQRHCDSVETVRHWCLQKHLSYDKLMAIVDLESHIKYELAEFMPFRSIVEAEKLLEQLDKLALMVAVMTNVAFVAQSLEVTSEGNSYTNSKEMALGIFSDLTAVPDIHSPSCLRWQEGDIIIPVQLNLIFDKLLASFSTAIASPKQFWISLLLFSQRVQYATFSDDEGTFHVFALSYSGKERYVEVDEIAGYVVLEFRRKLSAICEVLRLTHANRLLYEDHFNTLLGSYSLAPLQDLQREVITALVSIFNNLEGMTADEVEHDEDDLDLVSLLSFALPTRAP; translated from the coding sequence atgcgcgcgcaccagcgcatggaggaggagcaggagagtgcgcagcgccggcacgaAGAGGCCATGCGCACCGATGCCGAATACAAGCAGCGCTTCGAGACGATGCAGGAGATGCAGGCCGCCATGCAGATGTCGCACGCAGAGTTCTTTGACAAGTACAGCCGCcaggagacgctgctgctgaaccaCGTGGTGACGGAGCGGCTCGACATGCCGGTCATCCTCGACCTCATCGAGCAGCACGACGTCGTGTTCATCTGCACCGACactggcagcggcaagagcaCCGGCGTCCCGAAGGCATTGCTTGAGCTGTCGCCCGACACCAAGGTGGTCagcacgcagccgcgtcgcaccgcgacggtggcgattGCCAACCGCGTAGCGAGTCTCCGCCGCGAGAGCGTCGGCGAGGACGTTGGCTACTGGATACGCGGCGACAAGAAGGGCGATGAGCAGACCCGTTTGTGGTACATGACGAGCTAcaccctgctgctgcgcattcTCGAGAACCCGGCAGAGCTGCCGTTCACGCACATTGTGCTAGATGAGTTCCACGAGCGACAGCCAGATCTTGAGGTGacagtggcgctgctgcggttggcGCTGCTCAACAAGTTGTCGCACTTCAAGCTGGTGCTCATGAGCGCCACCCTCAACACGGAGGACTGGGAGGAGTACTTTGCCGGCCTCCGCGTCGCCACGTACAAGCAGAGCGAGCCGGAGCACCCTATTCACGACTACTTCCTGGAGGACACCTGCACCCTGCTCGGCACGGACTACCAGGccccgccgcagctggtGTCGCGCGGTGTTGTAGACAAGAGCACCGTGGACAAACACTTCTACCTGGCACAGAACTTGATTTTCTTTCTCAACAGCTGCTCGAACCCAGTGCACTCCATCCTTGTGTTCCTGCCGGGAAGGGCGCAGGTAGAGACGATGAGCACGTGGCTCCACACACAGCTATATCACCGCGTCGACGCGGTGCCGTGGCACAGCGCCGTGAACCTGAGCGAGATCGAGGCGGCAATGAAGCGTAACATACCGGGGCGGCAGAAGGTATACCTCGCCACCGATATCGCCGAGGTATCCATCACGCTGCCGGACGTGGTCTACGTCATCGATCTGGTGCTGGTGAAGCGGCCAAAGATTTCGAAGGAGTTGCCGGCTTCCATCCAGTACCCCCCTCTAGTCACGCAGTGGAtctcgcgcggcagcgtaGCGCAGCGCCGGGGCCGCGTCGGCCGCGTGCAACAGGGCTTCTACTTCTGCCTGTTCCCTGCTGCTCAAATTACGGACCTGCCGGCCTACTCCCAGCCGCCAATTGAGAACTCCCGGATCGACGAGCTTTCGCTGCACTGCCTACAGGTGGTGAACAACCCGGTGGCCATCTTCAGCCTGTGCCACGGCCAACCCCTCGTGGAGGCGATTGCGTCGTCCATGAACATGCTCACGCAGCTCGGCTGCATCCTCGACGCGAAGGACCCCCTCTCCGCCGGGGAGCGCATCGAGGAGATATACAGCCATCAGAACGAGTCGTGGAGCCGCATGATCATGACAGCGGCCCAAGCGGAGGTGATGACGGACATTCCGGAGTACCAATACACGTTCATTGGCCGCATTCTGCAGCTCATCCCGGTCTCCCCGCAGCCTGGAATGCTTGTCTTCTTCGGCTTCCTCACAGGGCTCGAGTCTCTCATgatcctcgccgccgccgtgacgaGCAGCCTCTCGCCATTCAGCATCAACGCCAGCGAAGGCCTGCAACGCCACTTCAACGTCGCGCGCGCGAtggaggagacggagaaCGTCATGCGTGATTTTTGCTGCgggctgcgcagcgacaTTGTAGCCGTGATGAAGGCCACCCTGCTCTTCCGCGtggaacagcagcggcactgcgATAGCGTGGAGACGGTGCGCCACTGGTGTCTTCAGAAACACCTCAGCTACGACAAGCTGATGGCCATTGTAGACCTGGAGAGCCACATCAAGTACGAGCTCGCGGAGTTCATGCCGTTCCGCAGCATCGTtgaggcggagaagctgTTGGAACAGCTGGACAAGCTTGCCTTGATGGTGGCAGTCATGACGAACGTCGCCTTCGTCGCGCAGTCGCTGGAGGTGACAAGCGAGGGCAATTCCTACACGAACTCCAAGGAGATGGCGCTCGGCATCTTCAGCGACCTCACCGCCGTGCCCGACATCCACTCGCCGAGCTGCCTGCGGTGGCAGGAAGGCGACATCATTATCCCTGTGCAGCTGAACCTTATCTTCGACAAGCTGCTCGCAAGCTTCTCGACGGCCATCGCGTCGCCGAAGCAGTTCTGGATTTCGCTGTTGCTCTTCTCGCAGCGAGTACAATACGCAACCttcagcgacgacgagggcacCTTCCACGTCTTTGCGCTCTCGTACAGTGGTAAGGAGCGCTACGTGGAGGTGGACGAGATTGCCGGTTACGTCGTGCTAGAGTTCCGCCGCAAGCTGTCGGCCATctgcgaggtgctgcgcctgaCCCACGCAAATCGGCTCCTCTATGAGGATCACTTCAATACGCTGCTCGGCAGCTACTccctggcgccgctgcaggaccTGCAGCGCGAGGTGATCACGGCCCTCGTCTCCATCTTTAACAACTTGGAGGGCATGACCGCTGACGAGGTGGAacacgacgaggacgacttGGACCTGGTCTCGCTGCTGTCCTTCGCGCTGCCGACTCGCGCGCCGTGA